The DNA segment GCTCTCTTTATCGGCTAGGGCTTTCCAATCGGCGGGGGTCGGTTTTTCAGTCATGCACGCCTCTAAGCACAATCGCTGGGTGAACGAAACCTAGCAAGCTTGATGGGATGCGCGACGCCGCGTTCAATGATCCTTTGGCGTTTCCATAATTTCCGTCAGCATGCCCTGCATGTCTTTGGGATGAAGGAAAAAGATCGGCGTGCCATGCGCACCAATGCGCGTTGGGCCAAGGATGCGTTTGCCCAACGCATCAAAGTCGGCGCGCGCGGCTTCGATATCGGGCACTTCGAAACAGACATGGTGCTGGCCGCCGGCCGGATTCTTCGCGAGGAATCCGTTGATCGGCGAGCTTTCATCATAGGGTTCGATCAACTCAATCTGAGTGCCGTTCAAACCGGTGTCAGTGGGCGTGTCGACAAAACACACCTTTACCCCTTGTTCGGGCAGATCAAACGGTTCGGTGATGGCCGTCGCGCCCATCACATCGCGATAATGCACTATGGAATCCGCGATCGAAGGCGTCGCAACGCCAATATGGTTTAACCGGCCAAGTTTCATCGCACATCTTCCCAATTCAAAAGATTAGACCCAACAACGCAACCAAGGCGCAAACGGCGCCGATCGTGCAAAATATTCCGATGTCGAGCCAAGAGTGAAACACCACCTCTTTCGTCTCGCCATCGATGTGCCAATTTTCGGGATTTCGCCACGCGCCTACGACCATAAACGCGCAATACAGCGTCATCAAAAGCATGGCCCCGGTGAAGATCGCAACGAACATCGCGGGCAATGTGAGCGCAGATTTCTGCGTTGGCAATAGGGTCCTCTCCTACCACCGCGCATAACCTCCGCTAGGATCAGAGCGGAATGTTATCGTGTTTCTTCCACGGGTTCTCCAACACTTTGGTCCGCAATTTCCGAAGCCCAAGGGCAATGCGGCGGCGCGTGGAATGCGGGTGGATCACCTCATCGATATATCCGCGCGATGCGGCCACAAATGGGTTGGCAAAGCGGTCTTCGTATTCTTTGGTTTTTTCCGCGATCTTTTCCGCATCGCCGCGATCCTTGCGGAAGATGATCTCCACCGCACCTTTCGCGCCCATCACCGCGATTTCCGCTGTGGGCCATGCATAATTGAGATCACCGCGAAGGTGTTTTGACGCCATCACATCGTATGCGCCGCCGTATGCTTTGCGGGTGATGATGGTGATTTTGGGCACGGTTGCCTCAGCATAGGCGAACAGCAATTTCGCGCCATGTTTGATGATGCCGCCCAATTCCTGAGACGTACCGGGCAGGAAGCCGGGAACATCGACCAAGGTGACAATCGGAATTTCGAACGCATCGCAGAACCGCACAAACCGGGCGGCCTTTTTGGATGAATTGATGTCGAGCACACCGGCCAGAACCATCGGCTGGTTCGCGACAACACCCACGGTGCGCCCTTCGACCCGGCCAAAACCACAGATGATGTTCGCGGCGTGACCCGGCTGAATCTCAAAGAAATCGCCGTCATCCAGTACCTTCGAAATCACCTCATGCATATCATAAGGCTGGTTCGCATTGTCCGGGATCAACGTGTCGAGCGACACTTCTTCGCGGTCCCACGGATCATTTGTGGGGACCACAGGAGGATCTTCGCGATTGGACAGGGGCAGGTAGTCATAGAACCGGCGGGTTGCCAACAAAGTCTCTATATCGTTTTCAAACGCGATATCGGCCACGCTAGTCTTGGTGGAATGGGTGATCGCGCCGCCCAATTCTTCCTGTGTCACTTCTTCGTTGGTGACCGTTTTCACCACTTCGGGGCCGGTGACGAACATGTAAGAGCTGTCTTTCACCATAAAGATGAAATCGGTCATCGCTGGGGAATACACCGCCCCGCCCGCGCACGGTCCCATGATCAAACTGATTTGCGGCACGACGCCGCTGGCCAAGGCATTGCGTTGGAACACTTCGGCGTATCCGCCAAGACTGGCGACGCCTTCTTGAATCCGCGCACCGCCGGAATCGTTGAGGCCGATTACCGGCGCACCAACTTTCATGGCGGTGTCCATCACTTTACAGATTTTTTCCGCATGCCGTTTGGACAACGATCCACCAAAGACGGTGAAATCTTGCGAAAAGACATAGACCAACCGGCCGTTGATCGTGCCCGAGCCGGTTACAACACCATCGCCGGGAATCTTTTGCTCTTCCATGCCGAAATCGACGCAGTCGTGTTCGACATAGGTGTCGACCTCTTCAAAGCTGCCTTCGTCCAACAACACGTCGAGCCGTTCGCGGGCGGTCAGTTTGCCTTTGGAATGTTGAGCATCGATCCGCTTTTGCCCACCACCCATTTTGGCGGCTTCGCGACGGCGTTCCATTTCAGCAATATTGGCAGACATTCAATCAGGCCCTTTGGCATTGTTGCACACGTGACAAGTCCGTTGCCGGACCCTAGCCGCAGGGTCAACGTATCAAAAACGCTATTGTCGCGGTGTTTTAATCCGCATCCGCCGCATGGGGCGTTGCCTCGTCGCTGGGTCGATATTCCAAAATGTCGCCCGGCTGACAGTCCAATTCGTGACACAAAGCCTCCAAAGTTCGATACCGAACGCCTTGCACTTTGCCTGTTTTCAACAGCGACAAATTGGTGTTGGAAATGCCAATCCGCTCGGCCAGTTCTTTCAAACTGATCTTTCGTTTGGCCATCATCACGTCAAGATTTGTGACTATCGGCATTACACCACACTTTCGCTATCATTGCGGTACGCGGTTCCCGTTTTGAACGCCTCAGAAAACAGCAGCGCCAAACCGCCCAATGCGAACGTAATGATGGGCGGATCATAATGCAGCCAAATATTCGTCGCCCCCTGCACATCCCACGACAATGATGGGTGCAAGACAGTCCCATCGACAGGCGTCACAGCGGCAAGGATAGCGGGTTGGAGAACCAGCGCCTGCACCACGGATAACGCGCACACTGTAAGCAGGATGTGTCCAATTTTCCTAAGCGCTTGTGCGTTTTCGGCGTTGATCAATTCGCCTTGCGCAAAACCGGTTAGAACAGAACGAAGCACCATCAGTGCAGCGATAAAAAGCGCAATTGTCGCGAAGGAAAAGCCCAGATCGATCGCGTGCCAAAGCGGCTGATCCGAAATTTGCAGAGTGCCGTCCGTGAAATTGACCATCGCGCTATCACTCATCGCCATTTCAAGGCCATAGGCTCCCGCCTGAACCGGCCATTGCAGCACGCCAAAATCCCCATTCAACGCGGATGCCGTCGCCCGGCCGATCAAAAGGAAAGCGGCGATAAAGAACAAGGCGATCACCGCCTCAAGCACAAATCGGATGAATTTTGCAGACATCATAAACTCCCAGACCTCAATCTGGGAGCGTTGATAGCGTCGAAATTTCATAAAACAACATGTATTTTATGTTTTACATAAATTTCTTACTGCATATCAAAATTTCAACGTCACACTACGAGCCAAAGAAGGCGATAGGGATTCCGCCCATCTCAACGCCTTCGTCATACCGATATTCGCTTCATTCCGATCTTTCTCAAGCGCTTCGACAATCTGCCGTGCGCATTCTTCGGCGGGCATTTTCTTCATCGGATTGCCGTCGTTCATTTGCGTATCAACAACGGGAGGCAATGCCTCAATCACGCGCACCGCCGTCTCTTTTAGCTGTTCCCGCAAGGACAGGGTGTAAAAGCGCAATCCCGATTTGGTCGCACAATAGACCGGCTGACGCGCGGCGGGAGAAATCGCCAAACCGCTGGTCACGTTTACGATGGCGGAGGATGGGCGCGACTTTAGCGCATCGATCAAACCAGCAATTAGACGGATTGGGGCGTTCAAATTGGCATAGATCGCAACATCGGCCGCGTCCGCATCCACTGCACCTTTACGAAAATCGTGATCGACCAATTGTCCAGCATTGTTCAACAAGACATCCAAGGGACGATCGCCCCATTGCGCGATAAGGGCATCAACCCCGGCCGCGTTGGATAGGTCCGCGGCCATTGTTTCAAACCCCGCCGCTTCCATCGCGGCGATCCGTTCGGGATTGCGCCCGGTCACAACAACGTGAGCGCCCTTATCCTTTAATTGCAGCGCAATCTCGCGGCCAATGCCGTTGGTCCCACCGGTCAGTAAGACACTCTTTTCATTCAGATTCATGATTATTTGATCAACCCATGTTCGGCCAAGCTGCGCAGCGTGTCTTCCAACGTCTGCTCAGCGGCAATGTAGTCAAAGCCCAAGACCTGGGCCGAGTGTGAACCATCGACATCGCGCGTTTTGCCAAGCTCGCTTTTCAACATCTTCATCTCGTTCAAGAATGGCGACAGCAATTTAACCAGAAAATCGGGCATTGGCCGCGTGGGCGTCTTTCCCGCAAGCTCAGGCGCGCGGGCACGCAATGTGGCGGCCATGTCGCGCATCCACATGAACTTTTCCTGCAAAGGGAAACGGCCATCGCGCACCGTGTCATCGGGCAATTCCAACGCCGCAAAATGCGCCCGCACAACATCGCGCACATCGACTACGCCAATACCCATATTGGGCGCCAACGGGATCGATCCATCGACCATCTTTTGAACCATCTCAATCGATGTCGACAAATCGTCATTCGCGATCGGTCCGAAAACGGCGACCGGATTGATCGAACAGAACACCATGTCTGGTGCGTTCTGCGCGACCCATGCACGTGCCTCTTTTTCCGCGATGGTTTTGGATTTTGCGTATGCGGCCACGCTGGGGGACGCCGCGTCGGTCCAGTCGGAATGATCGAAGTGCTTCTTTTCCAACGGGTGACCATAGGCTATCGCGGCGGCCGAGCTTGTCAAAACGAACCGCTTGACCCCCGACCCATCGGCAAAGCGCAACGCCCGCAAGGCACCTTCGCGCGCAGGGACAATAAGTTCATCGTCGTTCTTGGGTGCAGCCAAGGGAAAGGGAGAGGCCACATGCGCAACCGCATCGCATCCAGCGCACGCTTCCGCCCACCCTGCATCGCTTTCCAAATCCGCTTCGAATACTGCAAGCCGTTCGCCCGCATCGCCCCAACGCGTGCGCAAACGCAGCTCGCTTTTGGCTTTGCTGCGCACGGTGGTGTGAACCGTTTTACCGGCGGCGAGCAATTGATCTATAAGCTCGCCGCCAATATATCCGGTCCCGCCGGTTACCAAAATTGTGCTCGACATCTTGCTTTCCTACTCCCCGTTCGACGGGAGCGTAGTCGGGCCAGTTGCAAAGCGCAATTTACTTCAGGAGCACCAACTCTTCGGCCATGCTGGGGTGAATTGCGGTGGTTGCATCGAAATCGGCCTTTGTCAGCTTTGCTTTGATCGCGACCGCCGCCGCCTGAATGATCTCCGCTGATTCCGGACCAATCATGTGCAGGCCAAGAACCTGCCCCGTTTCGCCATGGCACACCATCTTATAAAGCCCGCGTTCCATCCGGTCCGAAAAGATGTTTTTCATCGGACGGAAGTCGGACGTGTAGACCGCAATATCGCCATGCTCTTTGCGCGCTTCGGCTTCGGTCAGACCAACCGACGCGATCGAAGGTTGTGAGAACACCGCACTAGGGATGCATGAATGGTCCACGGCGCGTGGATTGTTCCCAAACACCGTATCGGCAAAGGCATGCCCTTCGCGGATGGCCACCGGGGTCAATTGCACACGGTTGGTCACATCACCGACGGCATAGATGCTGTCACAGCTGGTCTTGCTGTAGGCATCGACGAGGATTTCGCCGGCTTTGCCTAGCTCAACGCCCGCCGTTTCGAGGCCCAGACCTTCGCTGTTCGGTTTGCGTCCAGTGGCGACCAAGATTCGATCAACTTGCTTGGTCACGCCATTAGTAAGCGTCACGGTGAACGATCCATCATCGTTCTTCGCCACGCTATCAACGACAGTGCCCAATTGCAGGTCCATGCCGCGCGCTTTCATCACAACCGGCAATCGATCAACGATGTCCGAATCGTAAGTGCGCAGGATCGTATCCGTGCGATTGACCAGTGTAACATCACCGCCCAATGCGTTGAAAATACCGGCGAATTCTACGGCAATATACCCGCCGCCCAACACCATCAAACGTTGGGGGAATTCTTCGACATGGAAAATCTCGTTGGACGTGATGCAATGTTCATTGCCATCAAATTCGGGAAGCATCGGCCACCCACCCGTTGCAACGAGGATCTTCTTCGCCGTGATTTCTTTGCCCGATGCAAGCCGCACGGAATTGGGCCCGGTGATGACGGCGCGTTCGGAATACACCTCGACCCCGGCATTGCCCAATGTGCCGTCATACAGCCCTTCGAGGCGATCGACGTCGCTGTTCACGAAATCGCGCAGCGTCGGCCAATCAAAGCTCTTTTCGCCTAGGGTCCACCCTTTATGCGCCGCATGGCCCAATTCTTCGGCGAACATGGAAGCGTAAACCAACATCTTTTTGGGCACACAGCCGCGAATAACACAGGTGCCGCCCATCCGGTATTCCTCTGCGATGGCGACTTTTGCGCCATGCGAGGCCGAAATACGGCTGGCCCGGACACCGCCGGAACCGCCACCAATTGTGAAAAGATCGTAGTCAAATTCGGCCTCAGCCATCGCTCAATTCCCTTCCTATACAGGGATCAGCCTATGGCCTTCTCCCCGTGAATTGCCAACAGCAATACGGGAGAATGGAGGGGTAAGTTACACGTCGCCAATCAGCTTTCGAGGAATCGCCCGTAATCGCGCAACAATTCCGACGCTTTCATATTCTCAAGCGTGATCCGGCTTTCATCTTCGATCCCGGTAAGACGATAGATCAGCCGCAAAATTGCCTTTTGCTGCGTCGGGCTGATGTCGACAAGGCTGACGAGCATATCGGGATTGTCGTGTTCCAATTGATCGAACAGCATGGCGACGTTCATCGGATCAAACCCAAATCCCAAAAAGCCAAGCCGTTTGCCGCGCGACATTTCCGACCGCAGATAGGATTGGAATTGACGCGAATTGGCACGTTGGCTGGCGGTATAGATCCGTTTTGACAAACGCACGATGTTGTCGGGATCGGTGTCCCCCCAAACCGCGCCATATTCCTCATCCCCCTGCCACGGCAGGCGGCCAACAACGCCATAGGGATGCACAATACGCAGCCGGTTCGCGACCAGTTCATTGGCTTCGTCGATGGTCATGCCAAAGGCGCGTTGAACCACCCATGGCAGGTAATGTTCAATTGCGCGGTCATAATTGAAACACACGATCGAAAGCTTTTCAAAAGCCTCTTCGGCCCGAGCGCGCGGGACGCCTTTCACAATCAATTGACCCAATTGGAACAACCAATTGTCGGTCCCCCGCAACGGCAGCTCACCCGAGGCGCGCGGTTCAACCGCCATGGTCGATTTCGATTCCCCTTGGAGCGTGTAATACACAATCGCCAATTTACCCGCGGCAAGCACAGCCGGATCGTGGCCATATTGTTCGAGGATCGCGTCGATCGACGTGCTGACCAAAGTCGCATCGCGGATCGCCATCGCGCCCGCGACCAATTCGTCATAGGTCATGTCGAGTTCGCCGGCGACACGTTGAAACAGGATCGAAAAATTCACCAGATCCCGGGACTTTACCTCGGAATCGAGACGTTCAAATTCAAAGCCACCGGCAATCTTTGACAAAAGATCCGGCCCATCGGGCATCTCAATCTCGCGATTGGCCCCAGCTCCTACAATCAGGGTGGTATCAGTTCTGATCATGGGAGCGGTCGGCCTCTTCGTTAACGGTGATCGTCACTTAGAGGCCGTATGCTTAATTTTCGCTTAGAATTGATCGCGATATTGCGAAAAAATCCGGATGGTCTGCCGCGTCAATAGGCCGGGATAGCGGGCTTAACGTTGCCCGCCGCCCCCGCCGCCCTGATTGCCGCCACGACCACCGCCGCCGCCGCGCCGCCCGCCAGGACGACCGCCACCGGGCCGACCGCCACCAGGGCGACCGCCGCCGGGACGGCCACCGGGTTTACCGCCCGGCTTTCCCTTACGATCAGGGTGTTTGACACCAGAGTTTTTCCCGCCCTCGCCGCGCGGCTTGCTAGCGCCGGTTGGGCGCGGTTTGATCCGCTTGCTCGACACGCGGTTTTGCCCACGTGGTGCCGGTTTTGTCGGTCCGACCCCTTCGACAACCGCACGGAAATTGTCCGGCAAAGGCAGTCGGTCCAATTCTGCGCCTGTCGTCTTTTGAATATCCTTGAGATAAGCGCGCTCATCCTCGGCACAGAACGCGATTGCAACACCATCTTTGCCGGCGCGCGCAGTCCTTCCGATGCGGTGCACATATTGTTCGGGCACATTGGGCAATTCATAATTGATGACGTGGCTAACGCCCGGGATGTCGATCCCGCGCGCGGCAACATCGGTCGCGATTAGGACATTCGTTTTGCCCCGACGGAATTCATCCAACGCGCGCTGACGTTGCGGTTGCGATTTGTTGCCGTGGATTGCGTTGGCTTGGATGCCGCGCTGGCTTAGCTTTTTCACAACGCGATCCGCGCCGTGCTTCGTACGGGTAAAGATCAATATCCGTTCAAGTTCCCCCGGCGTTTCGTGCCGGCCCGACAGGATCATTTCGAGCAATGCTTGCTTTTCATCCTGTTGAACCATGAAGAGGAATTGTTCGATCCGCTCGGCTGTCGTGCTTTCCGGAGTGACCGACACTTGGACCGGGTTTTTGCAATATCCGCTGACCAATTCCTTGATCGATTTCGGCATCGTTGCGCTGAAAAAGAGCGTTTGACGGTTGTCTGGCACCAATTTGTTGATGGTGCGCAATGCGTGGATAAAACCAAGATCAAGCATCTGATCGGCTTCATCCAAGACGAGCACCTCGACTGAGCCGAGATTGAACGCTTTTTGATCGATCAGGTCGAGCAAACGGCCCGGCGTCGCGATCAAAATATCGGTGCCACGGTGCAGTTTGTTGCGGTCTTTGTTGACCGATGTACCGCCGACGATGGATTGCACTTTCAATCCTGCAAGCGCGCCGTAATCCTTTGCGCTGGCAGCGATTTGCATCGCCAATTCACGCGTCGGGGCCAGCACCAGCATACGGCAGGATTTGAATGGAATGTTGTTGTCCGATGCGCGCAACCGATCGATAGCAGGCAGCATGAATGCCGCCGTTTTACCGGTGCCAGTTTGCGCAATGCCCAACAAATCGCGCCCTTCAAGAACGGGCGGGATTGCCTGTTCTTGGATCGGGGTTGGGGTCGAATACCCTTTTAGATCAAGGGCTTGAAGAACAGGTTGAGATAGACCGAGGTCCGAAAATTGTGTCATTGTGACTCGCAATATGTGCGACGCGCACGCGCCAATAGGGCGTGCGAAGCGCGGGGTTTAGGAACCGCCCGCGTGAAAAGGGAAGTAGGGAAATTTGGTACGAGGCGTAGCCGAGGCGGATCCGATCGGACCGGCCGCTTCACGCTGGCTGTAACGCCTCATGTGCGGCGCAAATGGGGGTTCGCCCCTTAAAAGTCAATCATCATCGTTCGAGCCGGGCGGGCCCCGCCGGGCAATCATCGAATTGTAATTGATGTTCATCTCATACTGGCCCGCCGTCGGATTGCCCGATGCGTCGGTTGCCGGGCTGAAACGCGAATAGTTCAATATGGGTCGGCACAGATCGATTTGGGTCGCCGCGCGGCGGAATTTTCGCTTGGTTTCGCAATGGGTCGGCGTGCCAATGGCGTCAACGGCGATGATAAAGGTCAATTCCTGCGACAAAATCCGTTGGCGAGATGCCGCACGCGCCAAAAGGTTTATGCCATCAAACGCAATCAATTCCGGCTCGGCTTTGCCCATCGGCGCGGCTTCGTCAGTCGGCTCGCCTTGCAAAGCCGCCGTAGATGCCGCCGCTGTCGCGGGTATCGCTGTTAGAGTTGTAGAAAGCGCCAATGCCGCCAATGGGTGAACCAAAAGCCGCTTGGCCGCCATATTAATTCAACCGCTCGTACATTTCGGCATAAGCCAACCGCGCGGAATATTCGCCAGCAACCGGAGTGCCGCTTTCATCATGCGCGGGTTCAAAAGTATGATGCTCCATCAACACGGCGCACAAACTATCCGACACGCGGCGCATCCGGAACGTTTCGGTCAATTCGCAACCGGTCGCATTCCCTTCGGCATCAACGGTCAAATTGTAAGCAATGTGCGAACGCCAAATGCGCAAGCGGCGCGAGGTCTTCATAAATTCAAAGTCGCCATCCCATGATACCAATTGCACGGGCATCGCGGTCATCACTTCTTCTTCGACGGCCACTTCAATGGCGCGCGTCGCAACCCGTTCTTCCAACTCGGTTTCTTGGATTTCCAAGGTCACTTCGTCTGATTGCGCCCCGTCCAATTCAGCCGGTTCTGCCGGGTTAAGCGCAAAGGCCGCGACAGGCGCCGCAAGAATGGCAAACAAAAACATAGCAGGTAAGGACCTTTGAAAACGAGCGGGGGAAGCTGCGACAGGAATGCGAAAATACGCAGTTTCGGTGAAAGTGCAAATCGGACTCTAATGCTGCGCCGCAGCGAAACTTGCATGCGAGATTGTACAC comes from the Erythrobacter sp. Alg231-14 genome and includes:
- a CDS encoding carboxyl transferase domain-containing protein, which codes for MSANIAEMERRREAAKMGGGQKRIDAQHSKGKLTARERLDVLLDEGSFEEVDTYVEHDCVDFGMEEQKIPGDGVVTGSGTINGRLVYVFSQDFTVFGGSLSKRHAEKICKVMDTAMKVGAPVIGLNDSGGARIQEGVASLGGYAEVFQRNALASGVVPQISLIMGPCAGGAVYSPAMTDFIFMVKDSSYMFVTGPEVVKTVTNEEVTQEELGGAITHSTKTSVADIAFENDIETLLATRRFYDYLPLSNREDPPVVPTNDPWDREEVSLDTLIPDNANQPYDMHEVISKVLDDGDFFEIQPGHAANIICGFGRVEGRTVGVVANQPMVLAGVLDINSSKKAARFVRFCDAFEIPIVTLVDVPGFLPGTSQELGGIIKHGAKLLFAYAEATVPKITIITRKAYGGAYDVMASKHLRGDLNYAWPTAEIAVMGAKGAVEIIFRKDRGDAEKIAEKTKEYEDRFANPFVAASRGYIDEVIHPHSTRRRIALGLRKLRTKVLENPWKKHDNIPL
- a CDS encoding DEAD/DEAH box helicase, whose amino-acid sequence is MTQFSDLGLSQPVLQALDLKGYSTPTPIQEQAIPPVLEGRDLLGIAQTGTGKTAAFMLPAIDRLRASDNNIPFKSCRMLVLAPTRELAMQIAASAKDYGALAGLKVQSIVGGTSVNKDRNKLHRGTDILIATPGRLLDLIDQKAFNLGSVEVLVLDEADQMLDLGFIHALRTINKLVPDNRQTLFFSATMPKSIKELVSGYCKNPVQVSVTPESTTAERIEQFLFMVQQDEKQALLEMILSGRHETPGELERILIFTRTKHGADRVVKKLSQRGIQANAIHGNKSQPQRQRALDEFRRGKTNVLIATDVAARGIDIPGVSHVINYELPNVPEQYVHRIGRTARAGKDGVAIAFCAEDERAYLKDIQKTTGAELDRLPLPDNFRAVVEGVGPTKPAPRGQNRVSSKRIKPRPTGASKPRGEGGKNSGVKHPDRKGKPGGKPGGRPGGGRPGGGRPGGGRPGGRRGGGGGRGGNQGGGGGGQR
- a CDS encoding SDR family NAD(P)-dependent oxidoreductase, which codes for MNLNEKSVLLTGGTNGIGREIALQLKDKGAHVVVTGRNPERIAAMEAAGFETMAADLSNAAGVDALIAQWGDRPLDVLLNNAGQLVDHDFRKGAVDADAADVAIYANLNAPIRLIAGLIDALKSRPSSAIVNVTSGLAISPAARQPVYCATKSGLRFYTLSLREQLKETAVRVIEALPPVVDTQMNDGNPMKKMPAEECARQIVEALEKDRNEANIGMTKALRWAESLSPSLARSVTLKF
- the gorA gene encoding glutathione-disulfide reductase; this translates as MAEAEFDYDLFTIGGGSGGVRASRISASHGAKVAIAEEYRMGGTCVIRGCVPKKMLVYASMFAEELGHAAHKGWTLGEKSFDWPTLRDFVNSDVDRLEGLYDGTLGNAGVEVYSERAVITGPNSVRLASGKEITAKKILVATGGWPMLPEFDGNEHCITSNEIFHVEEFPQRLMVLGGGYIAVEFAGIFNALGGDVTLVNRTDTILRTYDSDIVDRLPVVMKARGMDLQLGTVVDSVAKNDDGSFTVTLTNGVTKQVDRILVATGRKPNSEGLGLETAGVELGKAGEILVDAYSKTSCDSIYAVGDVTNRVQLTPVAIREGHAFADTVFGNNPRAVDHSCIPSAVFSQPSIASVGLTEAEARKEHGDIAVYTSDFRPMKNIFSDRMERGLYKMVCHGETGQVLGLHMIGPESAEIIQAAAVAIKAKLTKADFDATTAIHPSMAEELVLLK
- a CDS encoding SIR2 family protein; amino-acid sequence: MIRTDTTLIVGAGANREIEMPDGPDLLSKIAGGFEFERLDSEVKSRDLVNFSILFQRVAGELDMTYDELVAGAMAIRDATLVSTSIDAILEQYGHDPAVLAAGKLAIVYYTLQGESKSTMAVEPRASGELPLRGTDNWLFQLGQLIVKGVPRARAEEAFEKLSIVCFNYDRAIEHYLPWVVQRAFGMTIDEANELVANRLRIVHPYGVVGRLPWQGDEEYGAVWGDTDPDNIVRLSKRIYTASQRANSRQFQSYLRSEMSRGKRLGFLGFGFDPMNVAMLFDQLEHDNPDMLVSLVDISPTQQKAILRLIYRLTGIEDESRITLENMKASELLRDYGRFLES
- a CDS encoding NAD-dependent epimerase/dehydratase family protein; translation: MSSTILVTGGTGYIGGELIDQLLAAGKTVHTTVRSKAKSELRLRTRWGDAGERLAVFEADLESDAGWAEACAGCDAVAHVASPFPLAAPKNDDELIVPAREGALRALRFADGSGVKRFVLTSSAAAIAYGHPLEKKHFDHSDWTDAASPSVAAYAKSKTIAEKEARAWVAQNAPDMVFCSINPVAVFGPIANDDLSTSIEMVQKMVDGSIPLAPNMGIGVVDVRDVVRAHFAALELPDDTVRDGRFPLQEKFMWMRDMAATLRARAPELAGKTPTRPMPDFLVKLLSPFLNEMKMLKSELGKTRDVDGSHSAQVLGFDYIAAEQTLEDTLRSLAEHGLIK
- a CDS encoding helix-turn-helix domain-containing protein, with product MPIVTNLDVMMAKRKISLKELAERIGISNTNLSLLKTGKVQGVRYRTLEALCHELDCQPGDILEYRPSDEATPHAADAD
- the mce gene encoding methylmalonyl-CoA epimerase, encoding MKLGRLNHIGVATPSIADSIVHYRDVMGATAITEPFDLPEQGVKVCFVDTPTDTGLNGTQIELIEPYDESSPINGFLAKNPAGGQHHVCFEVPDIEAARADFDALGKRILGPTRIGAHGTPIFFLHPKDMQGMLTEIMETPKDH